The following are encoded together in the Chlorocebus sabaeus isolate Y175 chromosome 20, mChlSab1.0.hap1, whole genome shotgun sequence genome:
- the CD1D gene encoding antigen-presenting glycoprotein CD1d isoform X5: MLRLAYPMELQVSAGCEVHPGNASHNFFRVAFQGRDILSFQGTSWEPAQEAPLWVNLAIQVLNQDKWTRETVQWLLNDTCPQFVSGLLESGKSELEKQVKPKAWLSRGPSPGPGHLQLVCHASGFYPKPVWVKWMRGEQEQQGTQRGDILPNADETWYLRATLEVAAGEAAGLSCRVKHSSLEGQDIVLYWAGGSHTSVGLIALAVLACLLFLLALIVGFTFRFKRQTSYQGIL; encoded by the exons ATGCTGCGCTTAGCCT ATCCCATGGAGCTCCAGGTGTCCGCTGGCTGTGAGGTGCACCCTGGAAACGCCTCACATAACTTCTTCCGTGTAGCGTTTCAAGGAAGAGATATCCTGAGTTTCCAAGGAACTTCTTGGGAGCCAGCCCAAGAGGCCCCACTTTGGGTAAACTTGGCCATCCAAGTGCTCAACCAGGACAAGTGGACGAGGGAAACAGTGCAGTGGCTCCTTAATGACACCTGCCCTCAATTTGTCAGTGGCCTCCTTGAGTCAGGGAAGTCGGAACTGGAGAAGCAAG TGAAGCCCAAGGCCTGGCTGTCCCGTGGCCCCAGTCCTGGCCCTGGCCATCTGCAGCTTGTGTGCCATGCCTCAGGATTCTACCCAAAGCCGGTGTGGGTGAAGTGGATGCGGGGTGAGCAGGAGCAGCAGGGCACTCAGCGAGGGGACATCCTGCCCAATGCTGACGAGACATGGTATCTCCGAGCAACCCTGGAGGTGGCTGCTGGGGAGGCAGCTGGCCTGTCCTGTCGGGTGAAGCACAGCAGTCTAGAGGGCCAGGACATCGTCCTCTACTGGG CAGGTGGGAGCCACACCTCCGTGGGCTTGATCGCCTTGGCAGTCCTGGCATGCTTGCTGTTCCTCCTTGCACTCATTGTAGGCTTTACCTTCCGGTTTAAGAGGCAAAC ttcctATCAGGGCATCCTGTGA
- the CD1D gene encoding antigen-presenting glycoprotein CD1d isoform X2, with amino-acid sequence MGCLLFLLLWALLQAWGSAEVPQRLFPLRCLQISSFANSNWTRTDGLAWLGELQTHSWSNDSDTIRSLKPWSQGTFSDQQWEALQRVFRVYRSSFTRDVKEFAKMLRLAYPMELQVSAGCEVHPGNASHNFFRVAFQGRDILSFQGTSWEPAQEAPLWVNLAIQVLNQDKWTRETVQWLLNDTCPQFVSGLLESGKSELEKQVKPKAWLSRGPSPGPGHLQLVCHASGFYPKPVWVKWMRGEQEQQGTQRGDILPNADETWYLRATLEVAAGEAAGLSCRVKHSSLEGQDIVLYWGGSHTSVGLIALAVLACLLFLLALIVGFTFRFKRQTSYQGIL; translated from the exons TCCCGCAAAGGCTTTTCCCCCTCCGCTGCCTCCAGATCTCGTCCTTCGCCAATAGCAACTGGACGCGCACCGATGGTTTGGCGTGGCTGGGGGAGCTGCAGACGCACAGCTGGAGCAACGACTCCGACACCATCCGCTCTCTGAAGCCTTGGTCCCAGGGCACGTTCAGCGACCAGCAGTGGGAGGCGCTGCAGCGTGTATTTCGGGTTTATCGAAGCAGCTTCACCAGGGACGTGAAGGAATTCGCCAAAATGCTGCGCTTAGCCT ATCCCATGGAGCTCCAGGTGTCCGCTGGCTGTGAGGTGCACCCTGGAAACGCCTCACATAACTTCTTCCGTGTAGCGTTTCAAGGAAGAGATATCCTGAGTTTCCAAGGAACTTCTTGGGAGCCAGCCCAAGAGGCCCCACTTTGGGTAAACTTGGCCATCCAAGTGCTCAACCAGGACAAGTGGACGAGGGAAACAGTGCAGTGGCTCCTTAATGACACCTGCCCTCAATTTGTCAGTGGCCTCCTTGAGTCAGGGAAGTCGGAACTGGAGAAGCAAG TGAAGCCCAAGGCCTGGCTGTCCCGTGGCCCCAGTCCTGGCCCTGGCCATCTGCAGCTTGTGTGCCATGCCTCAGGATTCTACCCAAAGCCGGTGTGGGTGAAGTGGATGCGGGGTGAGCAGGAGCAGCAGGGCACTCAGCGAGGGGACATCCTGCCCAATGCTGACGAGACATGGTATCTCCGAGCAACCCTGGAGGTGGCTGCTGGGGAGGCAGCTGGCCTGTCCTGTCGGGTGAAGCACAGCAGTCTAGAGGGCCAGGACATCGTCCTCTACTGGG GTGGGAGCCACACCTCCGTGGGCTTGATCGCCTTGGCAGTCCTGGCATGCTTGCTGTTCCTCCTTGCACTCATTGTAGGCTTTACCTTCCGGTTTAAGAGGCAAAC ttcctATCAGGGCATCCTGTGA
- the CD1D gene encoding antigen-presenting glycoprotein CD1d isoform X3: MGCLLFLLLWALLQAWGSAEVPQRLFPLRCLQISSFANSNWTRTDGLAWLGELQTHSWSNDSDTIRSLKPWSQGTFSDQQWEALQRVFRVYRSSFTRDVKEFAKMLRLAYPMELQVSAGCEVHPGNASHNFFRVAFQGRDILSFQGTSWEPAQEAPLWVNLAIQVLNQDKWTRETVQWLLNDTCPQFVSGLLESGKSELEKQGGSHTSVGLIALAVLACLLFLLALIVGFTFRFKRQTSYQGIL, translated from the exons TCCCGCAAAGGCTTTTCCCCCTCCGCTGCCTCCAGATCTCGTCCTTCGCCAATAGCAACTGGACGCGCACCGATGGTTTGGCGTGGCTGGGGGAGCTGCAGACGCACAGCTGGAGCAACGACTCCGACACCATCCGCTCTCTGAAGCCTTGGTCCCAGGGCACGTTCAGCGACCAGCAGTGGGAGGCGCTGCAGCGTGTATTTCGGGTTTATCGAAGCAGCTTCACCAGGGACGTGAAGGAATTCGCCAAAATGCTGCGCTTAGCCT ATCCCATGGAGCTCCAGGTGTCCGCTGGCTGTGAGGTGCACCCTGGAAACGCCTCACATAACTTCTTCCGTGTAGCGTTTCAAGGAAGAGATATCCTGAGTTTCCAAGGAACTTCTTGGGAGCCAGCCCAAGAGGCCCCACTTTGGGTAAACTTGGCCATCCAAGTGCTCAACCAGGACAAGTGGACGAGGGAAACAGTGCAGTGGCTCCTTAATGACACCTGCCCTCAATTTGTCAGTGGCCTCCTTGAGTCAGGGAAGTCGGAACTGGAGAAGCAAG GTGGGAGCCACACCTCCGTGGGCTTGATCGCCTTGGCAGTCCTGGCATGCTTGCTGTTCCTCCTTGCACTCATTGTAGGCTTTACCTTCCGGTTTAAGAGGCAAAC ttcctATCAGGGCATCCTGTGA
- the CD1D gene encoding antigen-presenting glycoprotein CD1d isoform X4, protein MLRLAYPMELQVSAGCEVHPGNASHNFFRVAFQGRDILSFQGTSWEPAQEAPLWVNLAIQVLNQDKWTRETVQWLLNDTCPQFVSGLLESGKSELEKQVKPKAWLSRGPSPGPGHLQLVCHASGFYPKPVWVKWMRGEQEQQGTQRGDILPNADETWYLRATLEVAAGEAAGLSCRVKHSSLEGQDIVLYWGGSHTSVGLIALAVLACLLFLLALIVGFTFRFKRQTSYQGIL, encoded by the exons ATGCTGCGCTTAGCCT ATCCCATGGAGCTCCAGGTGTCCGCTGGCTGTGAGGTGCACCCTGGAAACGCCTCACATAACTTCTTCCGTGTAGCGTTTCAAGGAAGAGATATCCTGAGTTTCCAAGGAACTTCTTGGGAGCCAGCCCAAGAGGCCCCACTTTGGGTAAACTTGGCCATCCAAGTGCTCAACCAGGACAAGTGGACGAGGGAAACAGTGCAGTGGCTCCTTAATGACACCTGCCCTCAATTTGTCAGTGGCCTCCTTGAGTCAGGGAAGTCGGAACTGGAGAAGCAAG TGAAGCCCAAGGCCTGGCTGTCCCGTGGCCCCAGTCCTGGCCCTGGCCATCTGCAGCTTGTGTGCCATGCCTCAGGATTCTACCCAAAGCCGGTGTGGGTGAAGTGGATGCGGGGTGAGCAGGAGCAGCAGGGCACTCAGCGAGGGGACATCCTGCCCAATGCTGACGAGACATGGTATCTCCGAGCAACCCTGGAGGTGGCTGCTGGGGAGGCAGCTGGCCTGTCCTGTCGGGTGAAGCACAGCAGTCTAGAGGGCCAGGACATCGTCCTCTACTGGG GTGGGAGCCACACCTCCGTGGGCTTGATCGCCTTGGCAGTCCTGGCATGCTTGCTGTTCCTCCTTGCACTCATTGTAGGCTTTACCTTCCGGTTTAAGAGGCAAAC ttcctATCAGGGCATCCTGTGA
- the CD1D gene encoding antigen-presenting glycoprotein CD1d isoform X1 codes for MGCLLFLLLWALLQAWGSAEVPQRLFPLRCLQISSFANSNWTRTDGLAWLGELQTHSWSNDSDTIRSLKPWSQGTFSDQQWEALQRVFRVYRSSFTRDVKEFAKMLRLAYPMELQVSAGCEVHPGNASHNFFRVAFQGRDILSFQGTSWEPAQEAPLWVNLAIQVLNQDKWTRETVQWLLNDTCPQFVSGLLESGKSELEKQVKPKAWLSRGPSPGPGHLQLVCHASGFYPKPVWVKWMRGEQEQQGTQRGDILPNADETWYLRATLEVAAGEAAGLSCRVKHSSLEGQDIVLYWAGGSHTSVGLIALAVLACLLFLLALIVGFTFRFKRQTSYQGIL; via the exons TCCCGCAAAGGCTTTTCCCCCTCCGCTGCCTCCAGATCTCGTCCTTCGCCAATAGCAACTGGACGCGCACCGATGGTTTGGCGTGGCTGGGGGAGCTGCAGACGCACAGCTGGAGCAACGACTCCGACACCATCCGCTCTCTGAAGCCTTGGTCCCAGGGCACGTTCAGCGACCAGCAGTGGGAGGCGCTGCAGCGTGTATTTCGGGTTTATCGAAGCAGCTTCACCAGGGACGTGAAGGAATTCGCCAAAATGCTGCGCTTAGCCT ATCCCATGGAGCTCCAGGTGTCCGCTGGCTGTGAGGTGCACCCTGGAAACGCCTCACATAACTTCTTCCGTGTAGCGTTTCAAGGAAGAGATATCCTGAGTTTCCAAGGAACTTCTTGGGAGCCAGCCCAAGAGGCCCCACTTTGGGTAAACTTGGCCATCCAAGTGCTCAACCAGGACAAGTGGACGAGGGAAACAGTGCAGTGGCTCCTTAATGACACCTGCCCTCAATTTGTCAGTGGCCTCCTTGAGTCAGGGAAGTCGGAACTGGAGAAGCAAG TGAAGCCCAAGGCCTGGCTGTCCCGTGGCCCCAGTCCTGGCCCTGGCCATCTGCAGCTTGTGTGCCATGCCTCAGGATTCTACCCAAAGCCGGTGTGGGTGAAGTGGATGCGGGGTGAGCAGGAGCAGCAGGGCACTCAGCGAGGGGACATCCTGCCCAATGCTGACGAGACATGGTATCTCCGAGCAACCCTGGAGGTGGCTGCTGGGGAGGCAGCTGGCCTGTCCTGTCGGGTGAAGCACAGCAGTCTAGAGGGCCAGGACATCGTCCTCTACTGGG CAGGTGGGAGCCACACCTCCGTGGGCTTGATCGCCTTGGCAGTCCTGGCATGCTTGCTGTTCCTCCTTGCACTCATTGTAGGCTTTACCTTCCGGTTTAAGAGGCAAAC ttcctATCAGGGCATCCTGTGA